GTTGTGTTCTGATCATCGGCGGATCCTATTGATCAGAGGCGTCCCGCCACAAAACGGCGGCGGAACCGGTTTCGACATCCGGGTCGGACTTCGTCCCCGGTCAGTGTTCGTGCTCGGTCAACGCACGTCCCCGGTCAGCGGGTTGGGCAACGGGGCCCACTGGTCCCCGGGCACCCCTTCCGACAGCCGCATCAGCGTCAGCGCCTTTGCCGGAAGGGGTTCCTCGCACAACGCCACGAGGTCCGGCGAGCGCGGGAGATCCCGTACGGCCGTCTCCAGGGCCGCCCGCAGGGTCGGGCGGCTGCCCGCCGTCCCGGCCAGCGCGCCCGCGACCAGGGAGCCGAACAGCTTGCGCCGCAGCGCGGTCACGTCGTCCGTGCGGATCCGCTCGGGCAGTTCGTCCGGCAGCGGGATGCCGTGCCGGGCCAGTCGGGCCGGGCTGACCCGGATGTCGGCCAGGTCGCGGTAGACCAGTCGCAGCGGGGCGCCCGACGCCGACAGCACGACCAGCAGGTTCTGGCCGTGCGCCTCCAGCGCCACGCCCAACTCCAGCAGCCGCAGCCCGACGGTGAGCGCCAGACGCGCGAACTCCGCCAACCAGGCAGGGGAGCCGGGCAGTCCGGTGCCGGCGAGGGCGGCGACCGGGACGACGTGTTCGCCGGGCGCCCCGAACACGCGCGGCGACTCCCGGAACACGGCCGCCAGATCGGGGGAGTTCGCGGTGGCCGCACCGAGGGTGCGGGTCATGTGCAGCAAGCCGTACGTGTGCGGAGTGAGGGTCTCCGCGAACGCCGAGAGGGCCGCGGAGGCGGCGATGGAGCCGACGGAGATGTCCCGCACGGAGGATGTCAGCCGGGTGCCCAGCGCGGTCTTGACGTGCGGGCCGTCGGGGAGGGCGAGGGTGCGCAACGACATCAGCGGATACGCGGCGACCTCCTGATCGCAGGACCGCTTGAGCACGTGCGCCGCCTGCCACGGATGCACCGGGATCACCAGCCGCGTCCCGTCGCGCAGCTCCCGCGGCCACTCGCCCGACACCAGGCACTCACCGACCGGCACCGGCAGCAGGCCCAGCCGCACCGAGGGCCGGTGCTCGGGTCCGTACGCCAGCTGCTCGGCCACCGAGAAGCCGGGCCGCGCACGGCAGTTGGGATGGTACGGATGCCCGTCGACCACCCGCTGCTCCCACTCCCAGTCGTGCACCGGCCACTCGCCAGGATCCTTCAAGGAGACGAGGTCGGGTTCCTGCCCGGCCCGCGACAACGCCAACGACGCGACACTGTGGCCGAGTTCGCCGGCGAAGCCCGCCCCGTGCGGCACCGCCAGGTCCGTCATCAGCCGCGCGGGATCGTCGTACGCCATGCCGTCCAGCCGTACGTCCGTCACATAGGCGGCGGTCGCGTACGGATCCGCGCGCGGGCCGTGCAGACGACGGCCGTCGCGCAGCCGCAGGAGGCTCTCCCCGCCGGACTCCTCGCGGTGCGCGATCCACGGCAGGGGTTCATGGACGAGCGCCCGCCACAGCCGCGTCAGCACGGCCGTCCTCGCCCCGGGCAGCGCGGCCGTGTACCGCGGGCCGAGAGAGGGGCGTACGGCGGCCAGTTCCGTGGCCAGCTCGGCCTCGGCGGTGGGGGGACGGTGCACGGGTGGGCTCCTGAGGGTGCGGGTACGACGTCACGGAGGGGCCGTGACGACAGCGATACTGATCGTCTCCGCCCGGAAGAACCGTAGGGAACCAGGGAACCAGTGGATCGCGTGGACCTCATCCCCCCGCCCGCCGAGGCCGCGGCGTCCGCCGACGGCGTCGCCGAGCGCGCCGACGCCTACGCGGCCGCGCCGCTGCTCAACTGTCTGTTGCGGGAGGTCGCCGAACCGCTGCCCCGCCCGCCGGGCGGCGACGGCCGGTTCGTGTACCGGCTGCCCGGCGACGGGTCGCCCGGCAGCGGCCGGCTGCTGCGCGTGCGCGGCACCCGGCGGCCCGCCGAGCCCGAGGAGTACACGGCGGGCGCCTGGCGCCGCCTCGGTCACACCGCACTCGTCGAACTGGTCGCCGAGGTGCTGCGCGGGCACACCGGGCTGGCCAACCACGAACTGCCCGCCGAGATGACCGACAGCAGGGACGTGGTGGCCGCGATGCTCACCGCACGCGCGCGTGCCACCCCGCCGCCCGGCGGCTATCTGCGCTCCGAGCAGTCGCTCCTCACCGGCCACCCCCACCATCCCGCCCCCAAGGCGCGCGGCGGCGGCCCGCCGGCCGGCTGGCTGCCCTACGCCCCGGAGGCGTACGCCCGCTTTCCGCTGGTCCTGCTGGGGCTGCGCGAGGACGCGGTCGTCGAGGAGGGCGACACCTGCGCGCTGGACGCCCTCGGTACGGCCCCGCCCGGCTACCGGCTGCTGCCCGCCCACCCCTGGCAGCTCGACCTGGCCGGACGCGAGCTCGCCCCGGCCTTCGCCGACGGCCGCCTGGTCCGGCTCGGCACGACCGACTTCGAGGCCTGGCCGACGGCCGCCGTGCGGACGGTCTACGCACCCGAGCGGGACCTCTGCCTGAAGTTCAGCCTCGACGTCCGCATCACCAACGACATCCGCCGGCTGTGGCGGCACGACCTGCTGAAACTGCGCCGGACCGACGAGGCGGCGGTCCGGGCCTTCGCGGCGGGCGGCGGCCCCGCGGTGCGCCGCCCGGCGGTCTGGCTGAGCGACCGCGGCTACCGCACCGCCGAGTTCGCCTTCGAGGCGCTCGCGGTCCTGGTCCGCGACGGGCTGGCGGACGCTCTGCCGCCCGGCACGACCCCGCTGCTGGCCGCGGGACTCGTGGAGGGCTTCGACGGCGACCCGTTGGCCGCCGCGGCGGACCCGGCGGCCTGGTGGGAGGCCTATCTGGCCGTCGTCGTCCCCCCGGCGCTGACGGCCTTCGCCGACCACGGTGTCGTCCTCGAGGCGCATCTTCAGAACACGCTCGTCGCCGTGGACGCCGACGGCACCCCTGTGCGGGCCCTGTTCCGGGACGCCGAGGGCGTGAAACTGCTGCCGGACGTGGAGCGGGCGGCCGGCTGGGAGCGGCTGGTGTACTGCCTGGTGGTGAACCATCTGTGGGAGGTCGCGGCGGCGCTCGCCGAACGTCACCCCGGCTTCGACCCCTGGCCCGCCGTACGGCGTGAGCTGGGCCGCCACGACCTTCCCGAGGCCGCCGCCCTGCTGACCGCGCCCACCCTGCCCGGCAAGACGAACCTGCTGCTGCGCTGGACGGGCGCGGACGGCGCCGACGCCCGCTATCTGCCGCTGCCCAACCCTCTCGTTCGGTGAGGCCGATCGGGGGACGGAAGCGCGATCATTAGATAAGGTAAGCCTAACTTTACCTGGCGGATTCCGGGGTGTTGAGAGACGCCTGTCGCAGAGGAGGTTCCCATGGCGGACCACGCGAGCGCCGCGCTGACGCTCGACCGGGTGCGGCTCGGCGCCGGCGGGCCGCTCACCCGGCTGCGGATCGCGGACGGCAGGGTCACCCATGTCGTCGCCGAGGCGGAGACCGGGGGACGGGCGGTGGCGGCCGACGGCGAGCGGGTCCTCGATCTGGACGGTCGGGTGCTGCTGCCGGGCCTGTGGGACGCCCACGTCCACATGGCGGAGTGGGCGAGCGCCCGGCACCGTCTGGACCTGGCCGGAACAGCCTCCGCGCGGGCGGTGGCCGACCTGGTGCGGGAACGCGGCGGCGCGGCGCCCGACGGCACGGTGCTCTTCGGATACGGGTTCCGGGACGGGCTGTGGCCCGACGCCCCGCACAAGCGGCTCCTCGACGCGGTCCTGCCCGACCGGCCGGTCGCCCTGGTCAGCGCCGATCTGCACGCCGCGTGGCTGAACTCCGCCTGTCTCGCCCTCGTCGGCCGGGGCGACCACCCCACCGGCCTGGTCAGGGAGACCGAGTGCCACGAGGTCCTGTCCGCGCTCCCCAAGGCGCCGGCCGCGGTGGTCGACGGCTGGATCGCGGACGCCTGCGCGGCCGCCGCCGCCCGCGGGGTCACCGGCGTCATCGACTTCCAGTTCGGCGACACGGTCGCGGACTGGGAGCGGCGCTCGGCCGCGTTCCGGCCGGCCCTGCGGGTGTCGGCCGCGATCTACCCGAGCCGCCTGGACGCGGCCGTGCGGCGTGGACTGCGCACGGGGGACGAGGTCGGCGCGCCCGGCGGCCTGGTGCGGGTGGGACCGCTGAAGCTCTTCACCGACGGCTCGCTCAACACCCGTACCGCGCTGTGCCGCGATCCCTATCCGGGGCTGGAGGGCACGGACGGTTCCCACGGCATCGAGGAGACGCCACCGCACGAGCTGGTGCGGCTCATGCGGCGGGCCGCCGCGCACGGCGTCGAACCCGCGGTGCACGCCATCGGCGACCACGCCAACACGCTGGCCCTGGACGCCTTCGAGGCGGTGCGCTGCCGAGGCCGGATCGAACACGCGCAGCTGCTGAGCCCCGAAGACCTCCCGAGGTTCGCGCGGCTGGGCGTCACTGCGGGGGTGCAGCCCCGGCACGCGACGGACGACCGTGACGTGGCGGACCGGCACTGGGCCGGACGCACCGGACGCGCCTTCGCCTACGCCGATCTGCTCGCCGCCGGGGCACGTCTGGAGTTCGGTTCCGACGCCCCGGTCTCGCCGCTCGACCCATGGCTCGCCATCGCGTCGGCCGTCAGCCGGACCGACGACGAACGCCCCGCCTGGCATCCGGAGCAGCGCCTGTCCGTCGAGGACGCGCTGGTCGCGGCGGCGCGCGGACGCCGGCTCATCAGGGTCGGGGACCCGGCCGACCTGGTGGTCGTGGACGTGGACCCGTCGAGGGCCGGCCCGGACGCCCTGCGCGCGATGCCCGTGCACGCCACGATGACGGACGGCCGCTGGACCCATGGGCCGTACTGAGGCGAGGAGCGGCGGCGCGATCGCGCGCCGCGCATGCCCGACGTGGTCGGACGACCGGTGAGCGAGCTCGCCGATCTGCGCGCGGGTGACGGCGGACGCGGAACCGGTCGTCACACGAGGGAACGCGCGATGCGGAAACCCACGTCGTCGACCTGGAAGGTCGGGTGGCTGCGGCGCCGCGCGGAGGCCCGGCAACTCCAGTGCTCATCGAACCAACCACCGCCGCGGAGCACCCGGTAGGTGCCGTAGACCTCGGCGTCGTAGACGTCCCAGCACCAGTCCCAGACGTTGCCGAGCATGTCGTGAAATCCCCACGGGTTGGGGTGTTTTCCGCCCACGGCGTGCATGCGTTCGTGCGAGTTGCCGCGGTACCAGGCGATCTCGTCGAGCTCCCCGTAGCGCGGTCCGGTCGTACCGGCTCGGCAGGCGTGCTCCCATTCCGCTTCGGTCGGCAGCCGGTACCCGTCGGCGGACGCGTCCCACTCGATCCCTTCGTCGTCGGCGCGGAAGTGGTACGCGGGCGTGCACCCGTCGCGCCGGGACAGGGAGTTGCAGAATCTCGCCGCATCCCACCAGGAGACGCACTCGACGGGCAGCCGGTCCCCGTGGGCGGTACTCGGCCGCCTGCCTGTGATCTGTGCGTACAACGCCTGGGTGACCGGGCTTGCCGCCAGCTCGTAGGGCGCGAGCTCGACCGACCAACTGCGCTGCGTCCGCCGGTCCGACAGCGTCACCTGTCCCGGCGGGACGGCGACCATCTCGTTCCCCGTAAGCACGTCCATGATCAGGAGATCCTAACGAGACCGGGCGGCCCGGGCGGCCCGGGCGGACCCCGGGACCGGAAGGGACCGTACCCTCCGGGCCCGGGGAGTTCGGGTGGGTCAGACCGTCGGCCTGCCGGCCAGCACGGAGCGGTGGATCTCCTCCGCCCGGACGGCGACCGTGGACAGCAGGGTGCTGGTCAGCCCGTGGGTGTGCTCGGTTCCGCCCTGGAGATAGAGGCCGGCCGTCACCTCCGGCACGGTCTCCACCCGGTGGTCCCGGCCCACGCGGACCGCGTCCCCGTCGTCCCGGAGGCAGAGCTTGGCCGCCTCGCCGAGCAGCGACGCCAGATCGCGGGGCCGGTAGCCGGTGGCGAGCACCAGTACGTCGGCGGAGAGCACCTGCCGCTCACCGGTGGGCAGGAACTCCACGGCGATCTCGAGCCCGCCGTCGGCACCGGGGTCCACGGCGCGGACCCGCGAGACGTTGAGGAAGCGCAGCCGCTCCCGGCCCGCCACCTTCTCCCGGTACGAGGTGGCGTACAGGGCCTCGATCAACTCCATGTCGACCACCGAGTAGTTGGTGGAGCGGTGGTAGTCGATCAGCGACTGCTTGACCTCGGAGGGCGCCGAGAAGTAGACGTCGACCGCCTCCGGGTCGAAGATGCGGTTCGCGAACGGGCTGTCGTCGGCCGGGGTGTAGCCGTACTTGGCGAAGACCGAGCACACCTCGGCCTCGGGGAAGGTGCGGTGCAGGTAGTCCACCGCCTCGGCGGCGCTCTGGCCGGCGCCGAGCACGACGGCCCGCCGTACCGGGGCACCCGACTCGCCCAGTCGCGTGGCCCGCGGGATCAACTCGCTGTTGTGCCAGACGCGTTCGGCGAGTTCGAGGTCCGGCGGCACATGCGGCTCAAGACCCATGGCCACGCTGACGTTGCGGGTCCGGCGGGTCACGGTCGGGCCGAAGCCCGCGGTGTCGCGGCAGGTGACATCGAAGAAGGCCACCTCTCCGTCGTCGCCGCGCACCGGGTCGACGGAGACCACCTCGCTGCCGTACGAGACCAGGTGGGAGACCCGCGCGGCGGCCCACTCGAAGTACTCGTGGAACTCCATCCGCAGCGGGAAGAGGGTCTTCTGGTTCAGGAAGTCGATCAGTCTGCCCCGCTCGCGCAGGAAGCAGAGGAAGCTGAAGTCGCTGGTCGGATTGCGCAGGGTGACGAGGTCCTTGAGGAAGGACACCTGCATCGTGGCGTCGTCGATGAGCATGCCCCGGTGCCAGCCGAAGCGCGGCTGCCGCTCCAGGAAAAGGGCGTTGAGGCGGCGGTCTGCCGGAAGGCCTGTGTTGTGCTCCTCGACCGCTATGGACAGAGCGAGATTTGACGGACCGAATCCGATTCCGATCACGTCGTGGATGACGTCGGGACCCATGAGCGGTGACTTCACCTTGGCATCGCCTCCTCAGGCAGGCCCATGCTAGATAAGGTAAGGCTTACCTTGCAATGAGTCGTTGAAGGGAAGGACGTCATGCGGGTCGTCATGCTCGGCTACC
The sequence above is a segment of the Streptomyces asoensis genome. Coding sequences within it:
- a CDS encoding IucA/IucC family protein, which encodes MHRPPTAEAELATELAAVRPSLGPRYTAALPGARTAVLTRLWRALVHEPLPWIAHREESGGESLLRLRDGRRLHGPRADPYATAAYVTDVRLDGMAYDDPARLMTDLAVPHGAGFAGELGHSVASLALSRAGQEPDLVSLKDPGEWPVHDWEWEQRVVDGHPYHPNCRARPGFSVAEQLAYGPEHRPSVRLGLLPVPVGECLVSGEWPRELRDGTRLVIPVHPWQAAHVLKRSCDQEVAAYPLMSLRTLALPDGPHVKTALGTRLTSSVRDISVGSIAASAALSAFAETLTPHTYGLLHMTRTLGAATANSPDLAAVFRESPRVFGAPGEHVVPVAALAGTGLPGSPAWLAEFARLALTVGLRLLELGVALEAHGQNLLVVLSASGAPLRLVYRDLADIRVSPARLARHGIPLPDELPERIRTDDVTALRRKLFGSLVAGALAGTAGSRPTLRAALETAVRDLPRSPDLVALCEEPLPAKALTLMRLSEGVPGDQWAPLPNPLTGDVR
- a CDS encoding IucA/IucC family protein, coding for MDRVDLIPPPAEAAASADGVAERADAYAAAPLLNCLLREVAEPLPRPPGGDGRFVYRLPGDGSPGSGRLLRVRGTRRPAEPEEYTAGAWRRLGHTALVELVAEVLRGHTGLANHELPAEMTDSRDVVAAMLTARARATPPPGGYLRSEQSLLTGHPHHPAPKARGGGPPAGWLPYAPEAYARFPLVLLGLREDAVVEEGDTCALDALGTAPPGYRLLPAHPWQLDLAGRELAPAFADGRLVRLGTTDFEAWPTAAVRTVYAPERDLCLKFSLDVRITNDIRRLWRHDLLKLRRTDEAAVRAFAAGGGPAVRRPAVWLSDRGYRTAEFAFEALAVLVRDGLADALPPGTTPLLAAGLVEGFDGDPLAAAADPAAWWEAYLAVVVPPALTAFADHGVVLEAHLQNTLVAVDADGTPVRALFRDAEGVKLLPDVERAAGWERLVYCLVVNHLWEVAAALAERHPGFDPWPAVRRELGRHDLPEAAALLTAPTLPGKTNLLLRWTGADGADARYLPLPNPLVR
- a CDS encoding amidohydrolase; its protein translation is MADHASAALTLDRVRLGAGGPLTRLRIADGRVTHVVAEAETGGRAVAADGERVLDLDGRVLLPGLWDAHVHMAEWASARHRLDLAGTASARAVADLVRERGGAAPDGTVLFGYGFRDGLWPDAPHKRLLDAVLPDRPVALVSADLHAAWLNSACLALVGRGDHPTGLVRETECHEVLSALPKAPAAVVDGWIADACAAAAARGVTGVIDFQFGDTVADWERRSAAFRPALRVSAAIYPSRLDAAVRRGLRTGDEVGAPGGLVRVGPLKLFTDGSLNTRTALCRDPYPGLEGTDGSHGIEETPPHELVRLMRRAAAHGVEPAVHAIGDHANTLALDAFEAVRCRGRIEHAQLLSPEDLPRFARLGVTAGVQPRHATDDRDVADRHWAGRTGRAFAYADLLAAGARLEFGSDAPVSPLDPWLAIASAVSRTDDERPAWHPEQRLSVEDALVAAARGRRLIRVGDPADLVVVDVDPSRAGPDALRAMPVHATMTDGRWTHGPY
- a CDS encoding formylglycine-generating enzyme family protein; the encoded protein is MDVLTGNEMVAVPPGQVTLSDRRTQRSWSVELAPYELAASPVTQALYAQITGRRPSTAHGDRLPVECVSWWDAARFCNSLSRRDGCTPAYHFRADDEGIEWDASADGYRLPTEAEWEHACRAGTTGPRYGELDEIAWYRGNSHERMHAVGGKHPNPWGFHDMLGNVWDWCWDVYDAEVYGTYRVLRGGGWFDEHWSCRASARRRSHPTFQVDDVGFRIARSLV
- a CDS encoding lysine N(6)-hydroxylase/L-ornithine N(5)-oxygenase family protein, whose protein sequence is MGPDVIHDVIGIGFGPSNLALSIAVEEHNTGLPADRRLNALFLERQPRFGWHRGMLIDDATMQVSFLKDLVTLRNPTSDFSFLCFLRERGRLIDFLNQKTLFPLRMEFHEYFEWAAARVSHLVSYGSEVVSVDPVRGDDGEVAFFDVTCRDTAGFGPTVTRRTRNVSVAMGLEPHVPPDLELAERVWHNSELIPRATRLGESGAPVRRAVVLGAGQSAAEAVDYLHRTFPEAEVCSVFAKYGYTPADDSPFANRIFDPEAVDVYFSAPSEVKQSLIDYHRSTNYSVVDMELIEALYATSYREKVAGRERLRFLNVSRVRAVDPGADGGLEIAVEFLPTGERQVLSADVLVLATGYRPRDLASLLGEAAKLCLRDDGDAVRVGRDHRVETVPEVTAGLYLQGGTEHTHGLTSTLLSTVAVRAEEIHRSVLAGRPTV